One genomic window of Stigmatella ashevillena includes the following:
- a CDS encoding cation diffusion facilitator family transporter, translated as MTTSAHPPGKTKHAHGGGHGHEHHGHDHSHGHGHGHGQPPGRPSQLADERRKDRKRLLFALVLTATIALAEAIGGYLTQSLALMADAGHMVTDVSALALSLLALWFSGKPADLKKTYGYYRMEILSALLNGVLLLALTAFIVFEAWQRFREPTPVQLGPMAVVALVGLVANLTALAFLHRTHSMNVRGAFLHVLGDALSSVGVLVGAGIMAMTGWYAVDPLISLLISVVIVVGAVRLVRDAVDVLLEAVPAHVDLEAVKALLMRVQGVSAVHDLHVWTISSGLYALSAHLVVANPMVCNNDEILSSVKHELFDRFGIDHTTIQIESETYAHLGEVH; from the coding sequence GGCATGGGCATGAGCACCACGGCCATGACCACTCGCATGGGCATGGGCATGGGCACGGCCAGCCTCCTGGGAGGCCCTCCCAGCTGGCGGACGAGCGGCGAAAGGATCGCAAACGGCTGCTGTTTGCCTTGGTGCTCACTGCCACCATCGCGCTGGCCGAGGCCATTGGCGGCTACCTGACCCAGTCGTTGGCGTTGATGGCCGACGCGGGCCACATGGTGACGGACGTCTCCGCGCTGGCGCTGAGCCTGCTGGCGCTCTGGTTCTCGGGCAAGCCGGCGGACCTGAAGAAGACCTACGGCTATTACCGGATGGAGATCCTCAGCGCGCTCCTCAATGGCGTGCTGCTGCTGGCGCTGACGGCGTTCATCGTCTTCGAGGCCTGGCAGCGCTTCCGGGAGCCCACCCCTGTCCAGTTGGGGCCCATGGCGGTGGTGGCACTCGTGGGCCTGGTGGCGAACCTGACGGCGCTGGCTTTCCTGCACCGGACGCACTCCATGAATGTGCGCGGCGCGTTCCTGCACGTGCTGGGGGATGCGCTGTCCAGCGTGGGGGTGCTCGTGGGCGCCGGCATCATGGCGATGACGGGCTGGTATGCCGTGGATCCCCTCATCTCCCTGCTCATCTCGGTGGTCATCGTCGTGGGCGCCGTCCGGCTGGTGCGGGACGCGGTGGACGTGCTCCTGGAGGCCGTGCCCGCGCACGTGGATCTGGAGGCGGTGAAGGCGCTGCTGATGCGGGTGCAGGGGGTAAGCGCCGTGCATGATCTGCACGTGTGGACCATCTCCAGCGGGCTGTACGCGCTCTCGGCGCACCTGGTGGTGGCCAACCCCATGGTCTGCAACAACGATGAGATCCTCTCCTCGGTGAAGCACGAGCTGTTCGACCGCTTCGGGATCGATCACACCACCATCCAGATCGAAAGCGAGACGTACGCGCACCTGGGTGAGGTGCACTGA